TTCTGACAATATTGACGGCGGGGCTGATCCTCCTGTCCTCCTGCGGGTACAACCCGAAGGAGGGGGGTAACAAGGTTCCGGCTCTCCCCGACGTCGGGACGGTTGAATGCCTCTACTCCGGATGCCACGATTCTCCGGCGCATTCCGCGGGGGCATTTCCCGGCTTCGATCCTGTTGACTCATGGTCGAAGGGGGCCCATTTTAACACCAACATCTCCCCTGTCGCTGGAACGTCCCCTGTCGCTGGAACGGCGGCCGGATGTGCTTCCTGCCACAACCCGGTCGCTCAGGACGAAACGGACTTTTCCTACCTGTTCTCGACGGCATCGGCACTTGGCACCACAACAGTGCGACCGATTGTCGGTTGTGAGAGCTGCCACGGTTCCGCCGCTGAACACTACGCGTACTGGGATACTGCCAGCCACCCTGTATACGCCGGAAGCCACAGGGTTCCACTTGCAAGCACTATCTGGGTGCCCGCGTTTGAAGACGCCCTCGGTCTGTCTTCGTGCGGACCATGTCACGCTCCGGACCAGCACGCCGGCGGATCGACCAATAGCGATATCCTGGCCAATCAGTATGCCGAGTGGTATGGGCAGGATGGTCCCGGGATCCTTTTTAACGACGGCCATTCGGACACCATTTCGAGCGAGACATCCCGGGGGAGGCTCACCAGCGTGCTTCGGGGCACACCATGTGCCGCGTGCCACACGGCGGAAGGGTTCGTCCGGTTCTACGCCTGGGCGGACACGGCATGGGCCTCCAGTCCCGCCGAGATTGGGAGGATCGTTTCGGACACCGAGACAAAAAGCCTGCCGCAGGTTTCCTGCGTCTCCTGCCACCCGTCCCATGAGCAGGGCCTGACCGTACGCCCCATGCTGCTGAGCGGGGGCGCGCCCGGAGACAGTGACACACAGAGGAATGCCGCGCTCTGCGGCGCCTGTCACAACGTGAGGAGCCTGGACGCCTCGGCCGGCGCCGGGATAACCGGGACCGCGGAAATCCCCCGGCACCCCCAGCAGGAGGTGTTCGAGGGCGCAAGCAGCCCTCTGGGCGCGTTTGCCTTCCCGGGCTTCACCTATTCCAACTCTTCCCACGCCGGCACAGGGAATATAGCGTCGGGCTGTGTGGGGTGTCACTATGCCAAGGTGACGGATGTTTCACTGAACGACTTCCCCCAGAAGGCGACGACAGGCCACACTTTCAGACCAAGGCTGGAAGGATGTATGAACACGAGCGTGGATCCGTCCTTTAACGGGTGCCATGCTGTCTCGGATTTTGTCGGGTTTTCCTACGCGGATACTACCATCGGTTCCTTCGATTTCTCATCCCTCGTCTATTCGGGTTCCGCATACGCGACTTTATTCTCGGACAACGATTACGATATGGACGGCTCGGTGGAGGGCTTCCAGACGGAGATTCAGGGAATGCTGGACGGTCTGCAATCGAAACTTAAAGCCAATGGCGGGGTTTTCGATTCCGCCCAGGGGCTGTTTGACTTGCCCGCCATGGCCGCGGTGAACGGCACGGTCAGGGGGGCCGCCTTCAACTTCGACTACGTGGTGGAGGACCGGAGCTTAGGGCTGCACAACCCACTTTACGTGGTCAACATCCTGGCCGCGAGCCTGAGCGTACTGCCTTAAGGACAAAATCTTCTCTCGCCCGCGAGTTACAGGACGATTTCCCGGGCATCCAGGATCTCTTCGAGCTCCCTGATCTCCTCTAACACCGCTTCCGGGACACGGCTATCCAGTGAAACACAGGCAAGGGCATTTCCCTGATACGATTCCCTTCCGAGGTAAAATCCGGCTACGTTGATACGGTTCTCCCCCAGAATGGTCCCGACCCTGCCGATGACGCCGGGGCGGTCCATGTTGGTGAAAAGGAGAAACGTACCTTCCGCGACCACATCCACCAGGAATTGATCGATGCTCACGATCCTGCCCTTGAGATCAGCGAAGACGGTTCCGCCCACGGTGTTCGCTCCCCGGTCCGTTGTAACCCTGACAGAGATAAGGTCGCTGTAATTCTTTACCCTTTCCGCTTTGGCTTCAATGATGGAGATCTCGCGTTCCTTGGCATAATAAGGGGCGCTCACGAAACTTACCCCCTCCTGCTGTTTATGCTCAAGAAGCCCCTTGAGGACGGCGAAGGTGAAGGGCTGGTAGCGGAAAGGCGAGTCGAATACCTTTTCCGAAATATCCTCCGCGAACAGGGAACCGACAAGGGTAATCTGTACCTCCTCTATTCGACCCATCACGATCTGGG
Above is a window of bacterium BMS3Abin14 DNA encoding:
- a CDS encoding doubled CXXCH motif, producing MQKVPLVILTILTAGLILLSSCGYNPKEGGNKVPALPDVGTVECLYSGCHDSPAHSAGAFPGFDPVDSWSKGAHFNTNISPVAGTSPVAGTAAGCASCHNPVAQDETDFSYLFSTASALGTTTVRPIVGCESCHGSAAEHYAYWDTASHPVYAGSHRVPLASTIWVPAFEDALGLSSCGPCHAPDQHAGGSTNSDILANQYAEWYGQDGPGILFNDGHSDTISSETSRGRLTSVLRGTPCAACHTAEGFVRFYAWADTAWASSPAEIGRIVSDTETKSLPQVSCVSCHPSHEQGLTVRPMLLSGGAPGDSDTQRNAALCGACHNVRSLDASAGAGITGTAEIPRHPQQEVFEGASSPLGAFAFPGFTYSNSSHAGTGNIASGCVGCHYAKVTDVSLNDFPQKATTGHTFRPRLEGCMNTSVDPSFNGCHAVSDFVGFSYADTTIGSFDFSSLVYSGSAYATLFSDNDYDMDGSVEGFQTEIQGMLDGLQSKLKANGGVFDSAQGLFDLPAMAAVNGTVRGAAFNFDYVVEDRSLGLHNPLYVVNILAASLSVLP